In Nitrospiraceae bacterium, the following are encoded in one genomic region:
- a CDS encoding PilZ domain-containing protein produces the protein MKELHCPACGTPFVRVTSESGLMEKVLNRFHLFKFRCQLCTRQFRAHRPGKRQTSQEFDRRQYRRLRANIAVALTMEQPGVEGLVTDVSMGGCTMLATTALPRGTFVEVLLRSPAGLPDIKVEAAMICSIRPESIGVKFLEFQPDHKQRMGQLVLELLANQNIPPSVSA, from the coding sequence ATGAAGGAACTTCATTGTCCGGCGTGCGGGACGCCGTTTGTGCGAGTGACTTCGGAATCGGGCCTGATGGAGAAGGTCCTGAACCGATTTCACTTGTTCAAGTTCCGCTGCCAGCTCTGCACGAGACAATTTCGCGCCCACCGCCCCGGCAAGCGTCAAACGTCGCAGGAATTCGATCGGCGACAGTATCGACGGTTGCGTGCGAATATCGCTGTCGCGTTGACGATGGAGCAACCTGGCGTGGAAGGGCTGGTTACGGACGTCTCGATGGGCGGCTGCACCATGCTCGCGACGACGGCGTTGCCTCGCGGAACTTTTGTCGAGGTGCTGCTTCGTTCGCCGGCCGGATTGCCGGACATCAAAGTTGAGGCGGCGATGATTTGTTCGATCAGGCCCGAATCGATCGGCGTCAAGTTCCTAGAGTTCCAGCCCGACCACAAGCAGCGGATGGGACAACTCGTCCTCGAACTGCTCGCCAACCAAAACATCCCTCCCAGCGTCTCCGCCTAA
- the panC gene encoding pantoate--beta-alanine ligase: protein MNIIRSAATLTAWSRSLHREGVAIGFVPTMGALHAGHAALIRSARLGCDAVVVSIFVNPTQFGPKEDLSKYPRPLKRDLALCRAHDVDAVFLPDVPTMYPPGSQTAVTVPALASRWEGAVRPHHFQGVATVVTKLLSLVQPDIAWFGQKDYQQAALVTRLVSDLNLPGKIIVHPTIRESDGLALSSRNVYLSPEQRRAAPVLYRALSAGAAAIRSGQCRGRAIEQAMTLVARREPLATIDYLACCDPATLEPLTTVTGKVVLLGALRIGTVRLIDNVVVRSVKRHS, encoded by the coding sequence GTGAACATCATCCGCTCGGCTGCAACCCTGACGGCCTGGAGCCGGTCGCTGCATCGTGAAGGCGTGGCAATCGGGTTCGTTCCCACGATGGGCGCCCTCCATGCAGGCCACGCAGCACTGATCCGATCTGCACGTCTCGGCTGTGATGCCGTCGTAGTCAGCATCTTCGTCAACCCGACGCAGTTCGGTCCCAAGGAAGATCTCTCGAAATATCCCCGTCCGCTCAAGCGAGACCTGGCGCTGTGCCGGGCGCACGACGTCGATGCCGTGTTCCTTCCCGACGTCCCGACCATGTATCCGCCCGGAAGCCAAACCGCCGTCACGGTGCCTGCGCTGGCATCCCGCTGGGAAGGCGCGGTGCGCCCCCATCACTTCCAGGGTGTCGCGACCGTGGTCACAAAGCTCCTGTCGCTGGTGCAACCGGACATCGCATGGTTCGGCCAAAAGGATTACCAACAGGCGGCCCTGGTGACACGGTTGGTATCCGATCTGAACCTGCCGGGGAAGATCATCGTCCACCCCACGATCCGGGAATCAGACGGGCTGGCACTAAGCTCAAGGAATGTCTACCTGTCCCCTGAACAGCGTCGAGCGGCGCCGGTGCTCTACCGCGCGCTTTCGGCAGGCGCGGCCGCCATCCGCTCGGGTCAATGCCGTGGCCGAGCGATCGAACAGGCCATGACCTTGGTCGCACGCCGGGAGCCGCTCGCAACCATCGACTACCTTGCCTGCTGCGATCCGGCCACGCTTGAGCCCCTCACCACCGTTACGGGCAAGGTTGTGCTCCTCGGGGCCCTCCGCATCGGCACGGTCCGGCTGATCGACAATGTCGTGGTCAGAAGCGTGAAGCGTCATTCGTGA
- the folK gene encoding 2-amino-4-hydroxy-6-hydroxymethyldihydropteridine diphosphokinase, with product MATAFIGFGSNLGDRVDFCNRAVTLLSLLPHSRLEAVSSLYETEPVDDGAAPGPGWFLNGAAQVATDITPQSLLEVCREIERALGRDPENRSGPRTLDLDLLLYEDRILNEPGLTIPHPRLHLRRFVLEPLVELAPDVRHPLIGRTMRELLRDLIDPALVRRMDPQPNSRYASRPACGQGPTVGQSS from the coding sequence ATGGCCACTGCCTTCATCGGCTTCGGTTCGAACTTGGGTGACCGCGTGGATTTCTGCAATCGCGCGGTCACCTTGCTCAGTCTGCTGCCGCATTCACGACTCGAGGCCGTCTCTTCGCTGTACGAAACGGAGCCGGTCGACGACGGTGCCGCCCCGGGACCGGGTTGGTTCCTGAACGGTGCCGCACAAGTCGCGACCGATATTACGCCGCAGAGCCTACTGGAAGTGTGTCGTGAAATCGAACGGGCCCTCGGGCGTGATCCCGAGAACCGATCCGGCCCCCGTACCTTGGATCTGGATCTGCTGCTGTACGAGGATCGCATCCTTAACGAACCGGGCCTGACCATTCCCCATCCGCGTCTTCACCTGCGCCGATTCGTGCTGGAGCCCCTCGTCGAACTGGCGCCCGATGTGCGTCATCCGTTGATCGGTCGGACCATGCGCGAGTTGCTCCGCGACCTCATTGATCCCGCACTCGTCCGCCGCATGGACCCCCAGCCCAACTCCCGCTACGCTTCGCGTCCTGCCTGCGGCCAAGGCCCAACCGTGGGGCAGAGCTCGTGA
- a CDS encoding LL-diaminopimelate aminotransferase produces METANRIKTLPPYLFAAIDKMKQEAISRGVDIINLGIGDPDLPTPTPIIESLAQAAKNPKHHQYPSYEGMLSFRKAVADWYKRRFNVALDPNNEVLTLIGSKEGIGHIHLAFVDPGDIVLVPSPGYPVYPVGTSFCGGVSHIMPLTKANGFLPDLKAIPKDVAKKAKLMWLNSPNNPTSVIMSKDYFKRVIEFAQENHVIVCHDAAYSEIYYDGKRPASFMEVEGAKDVGVEFHSLSKTYNMTGWRLGFVVGNKDVLAGLGKVKSNLDSGVFEAVQAAGITALGLDDSVTDGIRKIYQERRDTLVPGLKKLGLEVDAPPAAFYIWVTVPKGYTSASFTAHLLEKAGIVTTPGNGFGAPGEGYIRMTVCTTKERLAEAVERIKKIGF; encoded by the coding sequence ATTGAAACAGCTAACCGGATCAAAACATTGCCGCCCTACCTGTTCGCGGCGATCGACAAGATGAAACAAGAGGCTATCTCCCGCGGGGTGGACATCATCAATTTGGGCATCGGCGACCCCGACCTTCCGACCCCGACTCCGATCATCGAAAGCCTAGCCCAGGCTGCCAAGAACCCGAAGCACCATCAATATCCTTCGTATGAAGGCATGCTGAGTTTCAGGAAAGCGGTGGCTGACTGGTATAAACGTCGTTTCAATGTCGCCCTGGATCCAAACAATGAAGTGCTGACCTTGATCGGCTCGAAGGAGGGCATCGGACATATTCACCTTGCCTTCGTCGATCCCGGCGACATCGTGCTGGTCCCCAGCCCCGGCTACCCGGTATATCCCGTCGGCACCAGCTTCTGCGGCGGTGTATCGCATATCATGCCGCTGACCAAGGCCAACGGCTTTCTCCCTGATCTGAAAGCAATCCCGAAGGACGTGGCCAAGAAGGCGAAGTTGATGTGGCTGAACTCGCCCAACAACCCGACCTCGGTTATTATGAGCAAAGACTATTTCAAGCGCGTCATCGAGTTCGCGCAAGAAAACCACGTGATCGTCTGCCACGACGCGGCCTATTCGGAAATCTATTACGACGGCAAGCGCCCAGCCAGCTTCATGGAAGTCGAGGGGGCCAAGGACGTGGGCGTCGAATTCCACTCGTTGTCGAAAACGTACAATATGACCGGCTGGCGCCTCGGCTTTGTCGTCGGCAACAAAGACGTGCTGGCGGGTCTCGGCAAGGTCAAGAGCAACTTGGACTCCGGCGTATTCGAGGCAGTCCAAGCGGCGGGGATCACGGCACTGGGATTGGACGATTCGGTGACCGACGGCATTCGCAAGATTTATCAGGAGCGCCGCGATACGCTGGTGCCCGGCCTGAAAAAGCTTGGACTGGAAGTCGATGCGCCGCCCGCGGCCTTTTACATTTGGGTCACGGTGCCGAAGGGATATACCTCTGCCTCTTTCACGGCACATCTCCTGGAGAAAGCGGGCATCGTGACGACGCCCGGCAACGGATTCGGGGCCCCAGGCGAAGGGTACATCCGAATGACGGTCTGCACGACCAAGGAACGCTTGGCGGAAGCGGTTGAACGAATCAAGAAAATCGGTTTCTAA
- a CDS encoding type 1 glutamine amidotransferase yields the protein MRAVCLQHVPFEGPGAFAVSLSQRGVLLQQHLVPQQGLPPDPGDLLIVMGGPMSVNDPDSWIAEETAFIRAALYSGQPMIGVCLGSQLMAKALGATIRPGQAPEIGMTPIRLTPEAASDPVFQALPTSFDVFEWHGEIFDLPMNCIPLAGSSVAPLQAFRYGARAYGLLFHLEMESAGIESLCRECAPDLTKAGKAAQDVRAAAVPQLPTLHRFADRLIGHLLASPR from the coding sequence ATGCGCGCCGTTTGCCTCCAACATGTCCCGTTCGAAGGCCCCGGAGCCTTTGCCGTTTCCCTCAGCCAACGCGGCGTCCTATTGCAGCAACACCTCGTCCCGCAGCAGGGTTTGCCACCGGACCCCGGCGATCTGCTCATCGTCATGGGTGGCCCCATGTCCGTAAATGATCCAGATAGCTGGATTGCCGAAGAGACGGCCTTCATTCGCGCCGCGCTTTATTCCGGTCAGCCCATGATCGGTGTCTGTCTCGGAAGTCAGCTCATGGCCAAGGCGCTGGGGGCGACGATCCGGCCAGGACAGGCACCGGAGATCGGCATGACGCCGATCCGACTTACTCCCGAAGCGGCAAGTGATCCGGTCTTTCAGGCACTACCCACATCATTCGACGTCTTCGAATGGCATGGGGAAATTTTCGACTTACCGATGAATTGCATCCCGCTTGCCGGTTCGAGCGTCGCGCCGCTTCAGGCGTTCCGGTACGGGGCCCGCGCGTACGGTCTGCTGTTTCACCTTGAGATGGAATCGGCCGGTATCGAAAGCCTCTGCCGTGAATGCGCTCCGGACCTGACCAAGGCAGGGAAGGCGGCGCAGGACGTACGAGCAGCAGCGGTGCCCCAACTCCCCACCCTCCATCGATTCGCCGATCGCCTGATCGGGCACCTTCTCGCCTCGCCACGTTGA
- a CDS encoding ABC transporter permease: MPHVRIRPSRGLLDLDLSALWEYRELIYTLVWRDVKVRYKQAVLGIGWAMFQPVATMLVFTAVFHYIGKVPSDGAPYSLFLYAGLLPWFYVAQALSRSGTSLIGDAPLISKVYFPRTILPLAATCSPLVDFLFGFVAFLGLMLWFGIIPGAKMLFLPFLLGLAFLTTLSLGLWTSAMNVRYRDVGHILPIFIQLWMFLSPVLYPVSKVPEAWRGIYALNPLVCVIEGFRWALLPGYRVDFPVFLPSVGIVLFLLVGGLIYFRSMERTFADII, translated from the coding sequence ATGCCCCATGTTCGTATTCGTCCTTCACGGGGTCTCCTCGATCTGGATCTTTCTGCTCTGTGGGAGTATCGCGAGCTCATCTATACCCTGGTCTGGCGCGATGTGAAGGTACGCTATAAGCAAGCCGTGCTCGGCATCGGTTGGGCCATGTTTCAGCCTGTTGCCACCATGCTCGTCTTCACGGCCGTTTTCCACTATATCGGGAAGGTTCCTTCGGACGGTGCGCCTTATTCGCTGTTCCTGTACGCCGGCCTCTTGCCTTGGTTTTATGTCGCGCAGGCATTGAGTCGAAGCGGAACAAGTCTGATCGGGGATGCGCCCCTGATCAGCAAAGTCTACTTTCCCCGCACGATCCTTCCCCTTGCCGCTACCTGTTCCCCGCTCGTGGATTTTCTGTTTGGCTTCGTCGCATTTCTGGGGCTGATGCTGTGGTTCGGCATCATTCCCGGCGCCAAGATGTTGTTCCTTCCATTTCTGTTGGGGTTGGCGTTCCTGACGACCCTGTCATTGGGGTTGTGGACGTCGGCGATGAATGTCCGGTATCGCGACGTCGGGCACATTCTGCCGATTTTCATTCAGCTCTGGATGTTTCTGTCACCCGTTCTCTATCCGGTGAGCAAGGTCCCCGAAGCGTGGCGGGGGATCTATGCCCTGAATCCACTGGTGTGCGTCATCGAGGGTTTTCGGTGGGCGTTGCTTCCTGGTTATCGGGTGGATTTTCCGGTCTTCTTGCCGAGCGTCGGGATTGTGCTGTTCTTGTTGGTTGGCGGATTGATTTATTTCCGGTCCATGGAACGGACCTTCGCCGATATCATCTGA
- a CDS encoding ABC transporter ATP-binding protein produces the protein MGNLAITVDRLSKQYRLGAARVRHNTLRDHLMSGLRTIARWGRGYGQNDSAFWALKDVSFEVPHGEVLGVIGHNGAGKSTLLKVLSRITHPTSGAADVYGRVSSLLEVGTGFHSELTGRENIFLNAAMLGMRRWEVQRKFDEIVAFSGVEAFIDTPVKRYSSGMYVRLAFAVAAHLEPEILIVDEVLAVGDASFQQKCLGKMEEVSRSGRTILIVSHNMTVIEGLCQRALLLEKGRVVKAGPAREVVEGYADGIAGLASSPIDERPDRVGLGEIQLTQIELYDAAGKQVVAGMTGRDLVIRMHYRCLKNQEFLNCRVSISVNGRKGHDLFVLSTDIVDPTPLTLKGEGYVDFVLPELPLTGGAYFFQSYIESNGHAQDWIRNVAPLTVMDADYYGTGKLCPPGWEACGVLVKYRWNLVQP, from the coding sequence ATGGGAAATCTCGCCATCACCGTCGATCGTCTGTCGAAGCAATATCGGCTGGGCGCAGCCCGAGTTCGACACAACACGCTCCGTGACCATCTGATGTCGGGGCTAAGGACGATCGCACGCTGGGGGAGGGGATACGGTCAGAATGATTCCGCGTTCTGGGCCCTAAAGGATGTGAGTTTCGAGGTGCCTCACGGTGAGGTGCTCGGAGTGATCGGCCACAATGGGGCGGGCAAGAGCACGCTGCTGAAAGTTTTGTCGCGTATTACTCATCCCACGTCCGGCGCCGCCGACGTCTATGGTCGCGTGAGTTCACTTCTGGAAGTGGGAACCGGCTTCCATTCGGAATTGACCGGGCGGGAGAATATCTTTCTCAACGCCGCCATGTTGGGTATGCGGCGTTGGGAGGTGCAGCGTAAGTTCGACGAGATCGTGGCGTTTTCGGGCGTCGAGGCATTCATCGATACGCCGGTGAAGCGTTACTCAAGCGGCATGTATGTCAGGCTGGCATTCGCGGTGGCCGCGCATCTGGAGCCGGAAATTTTGATCGTCGACGAAGTGCTCGCCGTCGGTGACGCCAGCTTCCAGCAAAAATGCTTGGGAAAGATGGAAGAAGTGAGTCGAAGCGGTCGCACGATCTTGATCGTGAGCCACAATATGACCGTCATCGAGGGATTGTGTCAGCGTGCCCTTCTGTTGGAAAAGGGCCGGGTGGTTAAGGCCGGGCCTGCTCGGGAGGTTGTCGAGGGCTATGCCGACGGGATTGCCGGATTGGCCAGTTCGCCGATTGACGAGCGGCCTGATCGTGTGGGGCTGGGTGAGATTCAACTGACCCAAATTGAACTGTACGATGCGGCAGGGAAGCAGGTCGTGGCGGGCATGACGGGACGTGATCTGGTCATCCGTATGCACTATCGGTGTCTGAAGAATCAGGAGTTTTTGAACTGCCGCGTGAGTATCTCGGTGAATGGCCGAAAAGGGCACGACTTGTTCGTCTTATCGACGGATATCGTCGATCCGACGCCGCTCACCTTGAAGGGTGAGGGGTATGTGGATTTTGTGCTCCCCGAATTGCCCCTGACCGGGGGGGCCTACTTTTTCCAGTCCTACATCGAGTCAAACGGCCACGCACAAGATTGGATTAGGAACGTGGCGCCCTTGACGGTGATGGACGCCGACTATTATGGGACCGGAAAACTGTGTCCTCCCGGGTGGGAAGCCTGTGGCGTCCTCGTCAAATATCGCTGGAACCTTGTGCAGCCGTGA
- a CDS encoding methyltransferase domain-containing protein, protein MDLAKVERVYTSYSGVYDHIFGKIFHESREAAVRNLKIRPAEKILEVGVGTGIALSYYPRNCEVTGIDLSAGMLAKARERQSHYHLDHVRLMLMDAGKMEFADDTFDTVMAAYVVTAVPDYRKVVNEMIRVCKPGGRIIMLNHFSNGNKLIAAVEKVISPLCKHIGFRTDLSLNTVLEGTTLKVARKEKVNPLKFWHLVECVNGKNGMNGHMNGNGKSYARNGHVN, encoded by the coding sequence ATGGATCTCGCGAAAGTTGAACGTGTGTACACCAGCTACTCCGGAGTTTACGACCACATCTTCGGAAAGATTTTCCACGAATCGCGAGAAGCCGCAGTCCGGAACCTCAAGATCCGCCCTGCCGAAAAGATCCTTGAAGTCGGCGTCGGCACTGGTATCGCCTTATCCTATTACCCCCGCAACTGCGAGGTGACGGGCATCGACCTCTCGGCCGGAATGCTCGCGAAAGCCCGGGAGCGCCAGTCGCATTATCACCTCGACCATGTTCGGTTGATGTTGATGGATGCCGGCAAGATGGAATTCGCAGATGACACCTTCGACACCGTCATGGCGGCCTATGTCGTCACGGCCGTTCCGGACTACCGGAAGGTGGTCAACGAGATGATCCGCGTCTGCAAACCAGGCGGCCGCATCATCATGCTCAATCATTTCAGCAACGGCAACAAGCTGATTGCCGCAGTGGAAAAGGTCATCTCGCCGCTGTGCAAGCACATCGGATTCCGCACCGACCTCTCCCTCAATACCGTCCTTGAAGGCACGACCTTAAAGGTGGCCCGCAAGGAAAAGGTGAACCCGCTGAAGTTCTGGCATCTCGTGGAGTGCGTCAACGGCAAGAACGGGATGAACGGACACATGAACGGGAATGGCAAGAGCTACGCGAGGAACGGGCACGTCAATTAG
- a CDS encoding histidine phosphatase family protein — MAIVFLIRHGETDWNREGRVMGDQPIPLNAEGERRAHEVAQVLARSGIGSLFASPVLRAVQTAAILGAAAAVDVETLSGLSEIGVGRWINRYWRDFADDPAKRDWYRKPDEARPEGGETLREVQRRAVAAVEQGLRSGKTGPHVFVSHGDVIRAILAHYLHMNLSDLRRARIDHVSVSGLDLSEQPAHLLFLNHQPGLSHFPGLSSP, encoded by the coding sequence ATGGCTATCGTGTTCCTGATCCGACACGGCGAAACCGATTGGAACCGCGAAGGCCGGGTCATGGGCGATCAGCCCATTCCCCTCAATGCCGAAGGAGAGCGTCGAGCCCACGAAGTCGCGCAGGTCTTGGCCCGCTCCGGGATCGGCAGTCTGTTTGCCAGTCCCGTCCTGCGAGCCGTGCAAACGGCCGCTATCCTCGGGGCCGCCGCCGCCGTCGACGTCGAGACACTTTCGGGCTTGAGCGAAATCGGTGTCGGACGATGGATCAATCGCTACTGGCGGGACTTCGCCGATGATCCGGCGAAACGAGACTGGTACCGTAAGCCGGATGAGGCCAGACCCGAGGGAGGCGAAACACTGCGGGAGGTGCAACGGCGGGCTGTCGCCGCTGTGGAGCAAGGACTTCGATCAGGCAAGACCGGGCCCCACGTATTCGTCTCGCACGGTGACGTCATCCGCGCCATCCTCGCCCACTACCTACACATGAACCTCTCAGATTTGCGACGGGCCCGCATCGACCATGTGTCGGTGAGCGGGTTGGACCTCTCGGAACAACCCGCCCACCTGCTTTTCCTCAATCATCAACCGGGCCTGAGTCACTTCCCGGGGCTCTCGTCTCCGTAG
- a CDS encoding carotenoid 1,2-hydratase, whose amino-acid sequence MNTGVRRHAPNGFRCRLLTLVVWLLSLVGIPAVAPANLPQEFLSAKPGYQYRFPQDHGAHEGFRTEWWYYTGHLTAGDDRRFGFELTFFRRGIPPDSIKTIPSEWSIRHLYLAHFALTDLGQGRFSMSEKVSRAGLGKAGAAGDGLRVWIDQWSAVEDSDGTGRQRLQANTDDFAIDLTVTPSKSPIVHGGDGISRKGADPSQASHYYSLTRLATEGRIRVGSEWLSVTGLSWMDHEFGSSGLGADIVGWDWFSLQLSDNTEVMWYRLRHGDGSDDPASSGTVILTDGSVHPLAVRDVTIEARSYWTSPKSGARYPQQWKMTAPSIGLDLDISSLLPEQELQTPISTQVTYWEGAVKATGRSRGTTVSGDGYVELTGYASRFGKKL is encoded by the coding sequence ATGAATACTGGCGTTCGTCGACATGCCCCAAACGGCTTCCGCTGTCGCCTGCTCACTCTTGTGGTGTGGCTGCTCTCGCTCGTCGGAATCCCTGCCGTCGCGCCGGCCAATCTTCCACAGGAATTTTTGTCCGCCAAGCCGGGCTATCAGTACCGCTTTCCGCAGGACCACGGCGCGCACGAAGGGTTTCGGACCGAATGGTGGTATTACACGGGACATCTGACCGCCGGAGACGACCGCCGCTTCGGATTTGAATTGACCTTCTTCCGCCGGGGAATTCCGCCGGACTCGATCAAAACCATACCCTCCGAATGGTCGATCCGTCACCTCTATCTCGCACATTTCGCCCTGACCGATCTTGGGCAAGGACGATTCTCGATGTCCGAGAAGGTCAGCCGGGCCGGACTTGGAAAGGCTGGGGCTGCCGGCGACGGCCTGCGTGTCTGGATCGATCAGTGGTCTGCCGTGGAAGACTCTGACGGAACCGGCCGGCAACGCTTACAAGCGAATACCGACGATTTTGCCATCGACCTGACCGTCACCCCCAGTAAATCTCCGATCGTCCACGGAGGGGACGGCATCAGCCGGAAAGGCGCCGACCCAAGCCAGGCCTCACATTATTATTCACTCACCAGGCTCGCGACGGAGGGCCGGATTCGGGTCGGCAGCGAATGGCTGTCCGTGACCGGTTTGAGTTGGATGGATCATGAGTTCGGCTCGTCGGGTTTGGGAGCTGACATCGTGGGCTGGGACTGGTTTAGCCTGCAACTGTCCGACAATACCGAAGTGATGTGGTACCGGCTACGCCATGGGGACGGGTCCGACGACCCAGCCTCAAGCGGCACCGTTATCCTGACGGATGGATCCGTTCACCCGCTCGCCGTACGGGACGTGACTATCGAAGCCCGCTCCTACTGGACCAGCCCGAAATCCGGCGCGCGCTACCCGCAGCAATGGAAGATGACCGCCCCATCAATCGGCCTCGATCTGGACATCTCGTCTCTGCTCCCGGAGCAGGAATTGCAGACACCCATCAGCACACAGGTCACCTACTGGGAAGGAGCCGTGAAGGCCACGGGCCGTTCGCGCGGGACCACGGTGTCAGGGGATGGCTATGTGGAATTGACCGGCTATGCTTCCCGTTTCGGAAAGAAGCTGTGA
- a CDS encoding LON peptidase substrate-binding domain-containing protein → MFLEPERDQLGREPAGKPQPFPVPERIPLFPLPNVVFFPKTYLPLHVFEPRYRQMVADAATQGQCIGMALLKEGWEDQYYKNPPIFSMGCVGRLVSVQKLPDGRSNILLQGIERYEVREEFFDKPYREARITLRPREADVALDAGLRAYLTGVLQQYLHVDEEAAALQSLVRPDVSDVVFVHQLSTYLECTPLEKQFLLEADSLSQHARRLSDLIHFKLDERRGARGWG, encoded by the coding sequence ATGTTTTTGGAGCCTGAACGCGATCAACTTGGCCGTGAACCTGCGGGAAAACCGCAGCCATTTCCGGTCCCGGAACGGATTCCCCTCTTTCCCCTTCCAAACGTGGTCTTCTTCCCGAAAACCTATCTGCCGCTTCATGTCTTTGAACCACGCTATCGGCAAATGGTAGCGGATGCGGCGACGCAAGGGCAATGCATCGGGATGGCGCTCTTGAAGGAAGGATGGGAGGACCAGTATTACAAGAATCCCCCGATCTTTTCGATGGGCTGCGTCGGTCGGCTGGTGAGCGTGCAGAAGTTACCGGACGGTCGGTCGAACATTCTTCTACAGGGGATCGAGCGCTACGAGGTTCGGGAGGAGTTCTTCGATAAGCCCTATCGAGAGGCTCGTATCACGCTGCGGCCTCGGGAAGCGGACGTCGCTCTCGACGCAGGGCTTCGCGCGTATCTCACGGGTGTATTGCAGCAATATCTCCATGTCGATGAAGAGGCGGCAGCGCTTCAGAGTCTGGTTCGGCCTGATGTCAGCGACGTCGTATTCGTCCATCAGTTGTCGACCTATCTGGAATGCACGCCGCTCGAAAAACAGTTCTTGCTGGAGGCCGACAGCCTCTCGCAACATGCGCGACGCTTGAGCGACTTGATTCATTTCAAGCTGGACGAACGGCGCGGCGCCAGGGGGTGGGGATGA
- a CDS encoding ATP-binding cassette domain-containing protein encodes MMSRQVAIEVSHLAKVYDKVRAVDDLSFQVQTGEIFGLLGPNGAGKSTTLRILITLLNPTSGSAKIFGLDSVVDADRVRQTIGYVPQERAIDRFLTGREHLELLANLYHLPADEATKRIAHLLKLVELEAHADRPAKTYSGGMKRKLDIACGLLPDPKILFLDEPTLGLDVQSRLRIWDHVRAMRERGITVVMTTNYLDEADQLCDRIAIIDTGKIKAIGSPTELKAGLGGDIVSLTIREQSRLEALAAALKALPVIRAVTVKPTGLDIRVDSPEKALPAILEAANRLTCQIEFIDYHRPRLDDVFIAHTGRSIKDDTPKESEGS; translated from the coding sequence ATGATGTCCCGTCAAGTTGCAATCGAAGTGTCCCATCTGGCGAAGGTCTACGATAAGGTTCGCGCCGTCGATGATCTCTCGTTCCAGGTTCAAACCGGCGAGATCTTTGGGCTGCTCGGGCCGAATGGGGCCGGAAAGAGCACGACGCTCCGGATTCTCATCACATTGCTGAATCCGACGTCCGGATCCGCGAAGATTTTCGGCCTGGACAGCGTGGTGGATGCCGACCGGGTGCGGCAGACGATCGGATATGTGCCGCAGGAGCGGGCCATCGACCGGTTCTTGACCGGCCGCGAGCATTTGGAGTTGCTGGCCAACTTGTATCACCTGCCTGCGGACGAGGCGACGAAACGAATCGCCCACCTGTTGAAGCTGGTGGAGTTGGAAGCCCATGCGGACCGTCCGGCCAAAACCTATTCCGGCGGTATGAAACGTAAATTGGATATCGCCTGCGGCCTGCTTCCGGATCCGAAGATCCTGTTCCTCGATGAGCCGACATTGGGATTGGACGTACAGAGCCGGCTCCGCATCTGGGACCATGTCCGGGCCATGCGGGAGCGTGGGATCACGGTCGTGATGACGACCAACTACCTGGATGAGGCCGACCAACTCTGCGACCGCATCGCCATCATCGACACCGGCAAGATCAAAGCCATCGGATCGCCGACGGAACTCAAGGCCGGCTTGGGTGGCGACATCGTTTCGTTGACCATCCGCGAGCAGTCGCGCCTGGAGGCCCTGGCGGCTGCGCTGAAGGCGCTCCCCGTCATTCGTGCGGTCACGGTGAAGCCGACGGGCCTGGATATCCGCGTGGATTCTCCGGAGAAGGCGCTGCCGGCCATCTTGGAGGCGGCCAATCGCCTGACCTGCCAAATCGAGTTTATCGACTATCACCGCCCCCGACTCGATGATGTGTTCATTGCCCACACGGGCCGCTCGATCAAGGACGACACTCCCAAGGAAAGCGAAGGGTCATGA